The following proteins come from a genomic window of Gottfriedia acidiceleris:
- the gpsB gene encoding cell division regulator GpsB: protein MESTKIKLSIKDILNKEFKVSMRGYNQEEVDQYLDTIIKDYESFQNQIVALQQENAKYKKLLEDQKNTATPPPSPFNNTNTDVLKRLSNLEKHVFGSKLFE from the coding sequence ATGGAATCAACAAAAATAAAACTAAGTATAAAAGATATCCTAAATAAAGAGTTTAAAGTTTCAATGCGAGGATATAATCAAGAGGAAGTGGATCAATACTTAGACACTATCATTAAAGATTATGAATCGTTTCAAAATCAAATCGTAGCCCTACAACAAGAAAATGCAAAGTATAAAAAATTGTTGGAGGACCAAAAGAATACTGCTACACCTCCACCATCACCTTTTAATAATACGAATACTGATGTTCTAAAAAGGTTATCAAATTTAGAGAAGCATGTTTTTGGTAGTAAACTATTCGAATAA
- a CDS encoding THUMP domain-containing class I SAM-dependent RNA methyltransferase produces the protein MAKYTLIATAAMGIEALVAREIKSLGFEDVVVENSRVLFKADEAGIVKANLWLRTADRVKLRVGEFKATSFDELFEKTKALPWHMFIPRNGQFPVSGKSHKSKLFSVSDCQAIVKKAIVDKLKTIQNIQGMLIEDGPLFRVEVSILKDIVTLTIDTTGREGLHKRGYRVDQGEAPLKETLAASLVLLTNWNADLPFVDPFCGSGTIPIEAALIGHNIAPGSFRSFASEDWHWIGKKRWNEARQEAEDLANYDQKLEIIGSDIDHRMINVSKENADEVGLSDSIAFKQMQVKDFTTRSEYGYVVTNPPYGERLNDRPYVEKLYSDMGNVFTKLDTWSVYVLTSHEGFEQFYGKPATKKRKLFNGFIKTDYYQYFGKRPPRRIEE, from the coding sequence TTGGCGAAATATACATTAATTGCTACTGCTGCAATGGGAATCGAAGCACTAGTCGCTAGAGAAATAAAAAGCCTAGGGTTTGAAGATGTAGTAGTTGAAAATAGTCGAGTATTATTTAAAGCGGACGAAGCTGGAATTGTGAAAGCGAATTTGTGGCTTAGAACAGCTGACCGAGTAAAACTACGTGTTGGTGAATTTAAGGCAACCTCATTTGATGAATTATTTGAAAAAACAAAAGCCTTACCTTGGCATATGTTTATACCAAGAAACGGTCAATTTCCTGTGTCAGGAAAATCACATAAATCAAAATTATTTTCAGTATCAGATTGCCAAGCAATCGTCAAAAAAGCAATTGTTGATAAATTAAAAACAATCCAAAATATTCAAGGAATGTTAATTGAAGATGGTCCATTATTTCGAGTGGAAGTTTCTATTTTAAAAGATATCGTAACATTAACGATTGATACTACTGGTCGTGAAGGATTACATAAAAGAGGGTATCGCGTTGATCAAGGTGAAGCACCATTAAAAGAAACACTTGCCGCTTCATTAGTATTACTAACGAATTGGAATGCTGATTTACCTTTTGTTGATCCATTTTGTGGATCTGGTACGATTCCAATTGAGGCTGCATTAATTGGACATAATATCGCTCCAGGATCGTTTAGAAGCTTTGCGTCTGAAGATTGGCATTGGATCGGTAAAAAAAGATGGAATGAAGCAAGACAAGAAGCAGAAGACTTAGCAAATTATGATCAAAAACTTGAAATAATCGGATCTGATATTGATCATCGAATGATTAATGTTTCAAAAGAGAATGCTGATGAAGTTGGGCTATCAGATTCAATTGCTTTTAAACAAATGCAAGTAAAAGACTTTACTACTAGATCTGAGTATGGGTATGTTGTTACCAACCCACCATATGGTGAGCGATTAAACGATCGACCTTACGTTGAAAAGTTATATTCAGATATGGGGAATGTATTTACAAAATTAGATACATGGTCAGTGTATGTACTAACTAGTCATGAGGGATTTGAGCAATTTTACGGTAAACCAGCAACAAAAAAACGTAAATTATTTAATGGTTTCATTAAAACGGACTATTATCAATACTTTGGAAAAAGACCTCCAAGAAGAATCGAAGAGTAA
- a CDS encoding Gfo/Idh/MocA family protein, which translates to MKKPRIGMVGLGNIAQKAYLPILTKEENWDFIGAYSPNKEKRKKICSQYRIQDFESLELLAEQSDAVFVHSSTSSHFEVVSYLLNKGKDVYVDKPLAATLPESEKLTELSMKLNRKLMVGFNRRFCPMYVQAKEQAKNIAVIRFEKHRENKIGSNSFEFTMLDDYLHLVDTIRWFVDGEVNLFNGRVKLTHTNQLEYATHQYESFKGTTINTVMHRMAGTNLERLELITEGSIIRVKNMNNFEVEKNNTINNSFSSSWDTTLKQRGFEDCINHFINCIYFDENPAINGEEALKSQMIVEEMIKQAKGW; encoded by the coding sequence ATGAAAAAACCACGTATTGGAATGGTAGGATTAGGCAATATTGCACAAAAAGCATATCTACCAATTCTTACAAAAGAAGAAAACTGGGATTTTATCGGTGCATATTCACCAAATAAAGAAAAACGTAAGAAAATATGCTCACAATACCGAATTCAAGATTTTGAAAGTTTGGAATTACTTGCAGAACAAAGTGACGCAGTATTTGTACATAGCTCAACTAGTTCACATTTTGAGGTAGTATCGTATTTATTAAATAAAGGTAAAGATGTATATGTTGATAAACCACTAGCAGCTACATTGCCAGAGTCAGAAAAATTAACTGAATTAAGTATGAAACTAAATCGAAAACTTATGGTTGGATTCAACCGTCGATTTTGTCCAATGTATGTGCAGGCAAAAGAACAGGCAAAGAATATAGCTGTAATTAGATTTGAAAAACATCGAGAGAATAAAATTGGCTCTAATTCATTCGAGTTTACGATGCTGGATGATTATTTACATTTAGTTGATACCATTAGATGGTTTGTAGATGGAGAAGTTAACCTTTTTAATGGTAGAGTCAAACTTACTCATACTAATCAATTAGAGTATGCTACTCACCAATATGAATCGTTTAAAGGAACAACTATTAATACAGTAATGCACCGAATGGCAGGAACAAATCTTGAGCGCTTAGAATTAATTACTGAAGGTTCGATTATAAGAGTAAAAAATATGAACAACTTTGAGGTAGAAAAAAATAATACAATAAATAATTCGTTTTCGTCATCATGGGACACAACATTAAAACAAAGAGGCTTTGAGGATTGTATTAACCATTTTATCAATTGTATATACTTTGACGAAAATCCAGCGATCAATGGAGAAGAAGCATTAAAATCTCAAATGATTGTTGAAGAAATGATAAAACAAGCAAAAGGCTGGTAA
- a CDS encoding ATP-dependent DNA helicase: MSHSTKLPFEVGKQDQFIEKLGEWIGDVFYDLLPDAGYELRDEQIFMAYQVERAFKEKKVIFAEAGVGTGKTFVYLLYCLCYARYTGKPAIIACADESLIEQLVKKNGDIEKLSNALNLSIDVRLAKSTTNYLCLKKLDLQRSEIDVSDAVLGVYENLPSFVNDYGTLQKFTPYGDRTEYKDLTDEEWDTISYDYFQDCSTCEQRHRCGQTLSREHYRKATDLIVCSQEFYMEHIWTVESRKREGQLPLLPNPSCVVFDEGHLLEFASQKSLTYRLQQETLNTFLSFLMQSGTRESFQQLLEDTLETYDQFFFELDNNTEEVEGSRRFKLNMNDRLIKLARRLKSQISSIGDELVFESEMYTIDEYQLNIVDEHLDDVERCLNLFINEITAIQWIEYNQSELTLVIMPKAVNELLQEKVFNQKMPIVFSSATLSQNSSFDYIAGSLGIKDYLSFSVNSPFDYDEQMKIELNQVDPTKIKEKNEKIIEKLKDNNGSTLILFNSTQEMKKFKLQVEKEKLDFNLYFEGEEEISSIVQKFQEDINASLCAVHLWEGLDIQGMSLSQVIIHALPFPPNDPVFQSKRQNSQNPYFEIDEPYMLLRLRQGIGRLIRSHEDKGKIVLFIENDLNKETKEKILNSLPVNPS; the protein is encoded by the coding sequence ATGAGTCATTCAACTAAATTACCTTTTGAGGTAGGAAAGCAAGACCAATTCATTGAAAAGTTAGGGGAATGGATTGGGGACGTTTTTTACGATTTATTACCAGATGCAGGCTATGAATTAAGAGATGAGCAAATCTTTATGGCTTATCAGGTTGAAAGAGCGTTTAAAGAAAAGAAAGTTATTTTTGCTGAAGCAGGTGTTGGTACAGGTAAAACGTTTGTCTATTTGCTATATTGTTTATGCTATGCAAGATATACAGGTAAGCCAGCTATTATCGCATGTGCTGATGAATCTTTAATCGAACAGCTTGTAAAGAAAAATGGGGACATTGAAAAATTATCGAATGCTTTAAATTTGTCAATTGATGTTAGATTAGCAAAATCAACTACAAACTATTTATGTTTAAAAAAATTAGATTTACAGCGCTCAGAAATTGATGTATCGGATGCTGTTTTAGGAGTTTATGAAAATTTACCAAGCTTTGTAAATGATTATGGAACACTCCAAAAATTTACTCCATATGGAGACCGTACTGAATATAAAGACTTAACAGATGAAGAATGGGATACAATTTCATATGATTATTTCCAGGACTGCTCTACTTGTGAACAAAGACATAGATGTGGACAAACTCTATCAAGAGAGCATTATCGTAAAGCAACCGACCTAATTGTATGCTCACAAGAATTTTATATGGAGCATATTTGGACGGTAGAATCTAGAAAACGTGAAGGTCAATTGCCATTACTACCTAATCCAAGCTGTGTAGTATTTGATGAAGGACATTTACTTGAATTTGCAAGTCAAAAATCGTTAACATATCGACTGCAACAAGAGACATTAAATACATTTTTATCATTTTTAATGCAATCAGGTACGCGTGAAAGCTTCCAACAGTTACTCGAAGATACATTAGAAACATACGATCAATTCTTTTTTGAATTAGATAATAATACTGAAGAAGTTGAAGGATCAAGACGTTTTAAACTGAATATGAATGATAGATTAATTAAGTTAGCAAGGAGATTAAAGTCTCAAATTAGTAGCATTGGTGATGAATTAGTCTTTGAAAGTGAAATGTATACGATTGATGAATATCAGCTAAATATTGTTGATGAGCATTTAGATGATGTTGAGCGTTGCTTAAATTTATTTATTAATGAAATTACTGCGATTCAATGGATTGAGTATAATCAAAGTGAATTAACATTAGTCATCATGCCAAAGGCTGTAAATGAGCTTTTACAAGAAAAAGTATTTAATCAAAAAATGCCGATTGTATTTTCATCTGCAACTCTTTCTCAAAATAGTTCTTTTGATTATATCGCAGGTAGTTTAGGGATTAAAGATTACTTATCATTTTCAGTTAATTCTCCGTTTGATTATGATGAACAGATGAAAATTGAGTTAAATCAAGTTGACCCAACCAAAATTAAGGAAAAAAATGAAAAAATTATTGAGAAGTTAAAGGATAATAACGGAAGTACATTAATTCTCTTCAATTCAACTCAAGAAATGAAAAAATTTAAACTGCAAGTTGAAAAAGAAAAATTAGACTTCAATTTATATTTTGAAGGTGAAGAAGAAATTAGTTCAATTGTACAAAAATTCCAAGAAGATATTAACGCGTCTTTATGTGCTGTTCATTTATGGGAAGGATTAGATATTCAAGGCATGTCACTAAGTCAAGTGATTATTCATGCGCTACCATTCCCGCCAAATGATCCTGTATTCCAGTCAAAACGTCAAAATTCACAAAACCCTTACTTCGAGATCGATGAGCCGTATATGTTATTAAGATTACGCCAAGGTATTGGTCGACTAATCCGTAGTCATGAAGATAAAGGAAAAATCGTTTTATTTATTGAGAATGATCTAAACAAAGAAACGAAAGAAAAAATCTTAAACAGTTTGCCTGTTAATCCATCATAA